One Branchiostoma floridae strain S238N-H82 chromosome 1, Bfl_VNyyK, whole genome shotgun sequence genomic region harbors:
- the LOC118412514 gene encoding uncharacterized protein LOC118412514 isoform X2 has product MEVPEPKKFRRSCFLSHLADLPLVRTAAANLQTFYSETKERSLLFRAWATMAELVLILAMWGAERTVGKWCQAILRHEGEAQLATAIDTYACVKLQQLEGKFPVLTKSADVVAKKTTQKVLSVAFIIPRWVLETRLGKIAIFGLDKTLQLSVTVADLLQPEVETGEDASETAENNSTKVPPAPEPELTALVAIAVRTTASCARGLFPTLYGWFILTPLLLWVTVLTWTRQALRFIRRRPRRPSRRRSHRLAAKSDPDTRAKISSRRRMSPRKGIPSLTEALAQYIPKKAFSMLGLTTPPAEMTMPLFGTQLPEPGATNEELRVSPNMEEGEKRKRSAAEDDEDENFLNMDLKNYRSDDDPDYPSESSSSTDSYEYICSDSEADSAEEEVAEEAAAPEEGGGGKDSGVCSAITTPTGSKSPESKKQQPIDAPHPADYDTEVIKSSKICAADSSHPTATSGESVSEQ; this is encoded by the exons ATGGAGGTGCCTGAGCCGAAGAAATTCCGCCGCTCTTGCTTCTTGTCGCACCTTGCGGACTTGCCCCTCGTGAGGACGGCTGCCGCAAACCTCCAAACGTTTTACTCGGAGACAAAGGAACGCTCGCTGTTGTTCCGTGCCTGGGCCACTATGGCCGAATTGGTGCTGATACTGGCGATGTGGGGGGCCGAGAGGACGGTGGGGAAGTGGTGCCAAGCCATCCTGCGTCATGAAGGAGAAG CTCAACTGGCTACCGCGATCGACACCTACGCATGCGTGAAGCTGCAACAACTGGAGGGTAAATTCCCAGTCCTGACTAAGTCTGCCGATGTG GTTGCGAAGAAGACTACCCAGAAGGTGCTGTCGGTAGCATTTATCATTCCTCGCTGGGTGTTGGAGACGAGGCTTGGGAAGATCGCCATATTTGGGCTGGACAAAACCCTGCAGTTGTCGGTGACGGTGGCCGACCTGTTACAGCCAGAGGTGGAGACGGGAGAAGACGCATCCGAGACCGCGGAAAACAACTCG ACCAAAGTCCCACCAGCCCCGGAACCCGAATTGACCGCTCTTGTAGCCATAGCTGTGCGGACGACTGCCAGTTGTGCCCGTGGTCTGTTCCCTACTCTGTATGGCTGGTTCATTCTAACTCCACTTCTTCTCTGG GTGACCGTGCTGACCTGGACTCGCCAGGCTCTCCGCTTCATCCGCCGCCGTCCCCGCCGTCCGTCCCGCCGCCGGAGCCACCGCCTGGCCGCCAAGTCCGACCCCGACACCAGGGCCAAGATCAGCTCCCGCCGTCGGATGTCGCCACGGAAGGGCATCCCGTCCCTGACGGAGGCCCTTGCGCAGTACATCCCGAAGAAAGCCTTCTCCATGCTGGGGCTGACCACTCCGCCGGCCGAGATGACCATGCCGCTGTTCGGGACCCAGCTACCTGAACCTGGAGCAACTAACG AAGAGCTCCGCGTCAGTCCCAACATGGAGGAAGGGGAGAAGCGGAAACGGTCGGCAGCAGAAGACGATGAAGACGAAAATTTTCTGAACATGGATCTGAAGAACTACCGGTCTGACGACGACCCTGATTACCCA TCGGAGTCGTCTTCCAGCACGGATAGTTACGAGTACATCTGCAGCGATTCTGAGGCAGACAGCGCCGAGGAGGAGGTTGCCGAGGAGGCGGCGGCGCCAGAGGAGGGAGGAGGCGGGAAGGACTCGGGCGTGTGCTCCGCCATCACCACGCCCACGGGGTCAAAGAGCCCCGAGTCCAAGAAG CAACAACCCATTGACGCGCCCCACCCAGCAGATTATGATACTGAGGTCATCAAGAGCAGCAAGATCTGTGCTGCCGATAGTAGTCATCCAACAGCGACTTCTGGCGAATCG GTCAGTGAGCAGTGA
- the LOC118412514 gene encoding uncharacterized protein LOC118412514 isoform X1, with translation MEVPEPKKFRRSCFLSHLADLPLVRTAAANLQTFYSETKERSLLFRAWATMAELVLILAMWGAERTVGKWCQAILRHEGEAQLATAIDTYACVKLQQLEGKFPVLTKSADVVAKKTTQKVLSVAFIIPRWVLETRLGKIAIFGLDKTLQLSVTVADLLQPEVETGEDASETAENNSTKVPPAPEPELTALVAIAVRTTASCARGLFPTLYGWFILTPLLLWVTVLTWTRQALRFIRRRPRRPSRRRSHRLAAKSDPDTRAKISSRRRMSPRKGIPSLTEALAQYIPKKAFSMLGLTTPPAEMTMPLFGTQLPEPGATNELRVSPNMEEGEKRKRSAAEDDEDENFLNMDLKNYRSDDDPDYPSESSSSTDSYEYICSDSEADSAEEEVAEEAAAPEEGGGGKDSGVCSAITTPTGSKSPESKKQQPIDAPHPADYDTEVIKSSKICAADSSHPTATSGESVSVSSEPCSSQMTRLRSSLPEDSSRMTGT, from the exons ATGGAGGTGCCTGAGCCGAAGAAATTCCGCCGCTCTTGCTTCTTGTCGCACCTTGCGGACTTGCCCCTCGTGAGGACGGCTGCCGCAAACCTCCAAACGTTTTACTCGGAGACAAAGGAACGCTCGCTGTTGTTCCGTGCCTGGGCCACTATGGCCGAATTGGTGCTGATACTGGCGATGTGGGGGGCCGAGAGGACGGTGGGGAAGTGGTGCCAAGCCATCCTGCGTCATGAAGGAGAAG CTCAACTGGCTACCGCGATCGACACCTACGCATGCGTGAAGCTGCAACAACTGGAGGGTAAATTCCCAGTCCTGACTAAGTCTGCCGATGTG GTTGCGAAGAAGACTACCCAGAAGGTGCTGTCGGTAGCATTTATCATTCCTCGCTGGGTGTTGGAGACGAGGCTTGGGAAGATCGCCATATTTGGGCTGGACAAAACCCTGCAGTTGTCGGTGACGGTGGCCGACCTGTTACAGCCAGAGGTGGAGACGGGAGAAGACGCATCCGAGACCGCGGAAAACAACTCG ACCAAAGTCCCACCAGCCCCGGAACCCGAATTGACCGCTCTTGTAGCCATAGCTGTGCGGACGACTGCCAGTTGTGCCCGTGGTCTGTTCCCTACTCTGTATGGCTGGTTCATTCTAACTCCACTTCTTCTCTGG GTGACCGTGCTGACCTGGACTCGCCAGGCTCTCCGCTTCATCCGCCGCCGTCCCCGCCGTCCGTCCCGCCGCCGGAGCCACCGCCTGGCCGCCAAGTCCGACCCCGACACCAGGGCCAAGATCAGCTCCCGCCGTCGGATGTCGCCACGGAAGGGCATCCCGTCCCTGACGGAGGCCCTTGCGCAGTACATCCCGAAGAAAGCCTTCTCCATGCTGGGGCTGACCACTCCGCCGGCCGAGATGACCATGCCGCTGTTCGGGACCCAGCTACCTGAACCTGGAGCAACTAACG AGCTCCGCGTCAGTCCCAACATGGAGGAAGGGGAGAAGCGGAAACGGTCGGCAGCAGAAGACGATGAAGACGAAAATTTTCTGAACATGGATCTGAAGAACTACCGGTCTGACGACGACCCTGATTACCCA TCGGAGTCGTCTTCCAGCACGGATAGTTACGAGTACATCTGCAGCGATTCTGAGGCAGACAGCGCCGAGGAGGAGGTTGCCGAGGAGGCGGCGGCGCCAGAGGAGGGAGGAGGCGGGAAGGACTCGGGCGTGTGCTCCGCCATCACCACGCCCACGGGGTCAAAGAGCCCCGAGTCCAAGAAG CAACAACCCATTGACGCGCCCCACCCAGCAGATTATGATACTGAGGTCATCAAGAGCAGCAAGATCTGTGCTGCCGATAGTAGTCATCCAACAGCGACTTCTGGCGAATCGGT GTCAGTGAGCAGTGAACCATGCAGCTCGCAGATGACAAGGCTCCGATCGTCTCTGCCCGAAGACTCGTCTAGAATGACAGGCACTTAA